The following are from one region of the Neurospora crassa OR74A linkage group III, whole genome shotgun sequence genome:
- a CDS encoding CaaX prenyl proteinase Rce1, variant, translated as MLTWRNIVAGPLTKKLLFRTSSVPLFLLSPLPVSRIIFYSPVIFGLAHVHHFYEFRLQNPRVPVFAALLRSVFQFSFTTLFGAYATFVFIRTGSLLAAFAVHAFCNGMGLPKVWGRVERLDGRGSGLAWTVGYYTLLVGGAVGFWKELWALTEGGNGLVPRSAFGR; from the exons ATGCTGACTTGGAGGAATATTGTTGCT gGTCCCCTCACAAAAAAACTCCTCTTCCGCACCTCCTCCGTCCCCCTCTTTTTGCTATCTCCCCTCCCCGTCTCCCGCATCATCTTCTACTCGCCCGTCATCTTCGGTCTGGCGCACGTGCACCACTTCTACGAGTTCCGGCTTCAAAACCCGCGCGTTCCCGTGTTCGCCGCGCTTCTAAGGTCCGTGTTCCAATTCAGCTTCACCACCTTGTTTGGGGCGTACGCGACCTTTGTCTTCATCCGCACCGGTAGTCTGTTGGCCGCGTTCGCGGTGCATGCCTTCTGCAACGGCATGGGATTGCCCAAGGTTTGGGGGCGGGTGGAAAGGTTGGATGGAAGGGGCAGTGGGCTGGCGTGGACGGTGGGGTATTATACCCTGTTGGTGGGAGGGGCAGTTGGGTTTTGGAAGGAGTTGTGGGCGTTGACGGAGGGGGGGAATGGGTTAGTGCCTAGGAGCGCATTtggaaggtga
- a CDS encoding glutathione synthetase large subunit has product MPFTLVSSLISDPSIYLHQVFQLTTSQIIKKEKKKKKRTTMSSITQGSYPPLLQDAEKERLVQVVKDWTVAHGLTVRPPPAIAGNDTEGILATSAPVTLFPSPFPKSCFEEAKAIQTTYNELYALISQDEEFLTEMVKEVAGGDEFIANLWNVHLRVKKEGYVQNLALGLFRSDYMVHQDDASLQIKQVEFNTIASSFGGLSTQTSLLHKHLAQHEYPLLSSSSSASNLDLPSNDSAAGLAAGLRAAFDAYGPSTLGHPTCVLFLTQTGERNVFDQRHLEYALTSSGPNKVPVFRLPFSDILTHTTLASTPTRQLLYTLPSNPSLVFEVAVVYLRAGYGPGDYPDQEAWEARYQIERSNAVCCPTVLTQLAGMKKVQQVLATPEESNSNSVPSALAKFMPPTAEKTQRLLKTFTNIYPLDTSSSGLHARSLATSPTQCQKYVMKPQREGGGNNFYRSAIPEQLAKIPEEHWNSFILMEIIEPPALANSILRNGKVEVGGVICELGVYGTCLWDQSSGEIKFNEEAGYLLRTKGDKSEEGGVAAGYGCMDSVTLV; this is encoded by the exons ATGCCATTCACTCTAGTTTCTTCACTCATCAGTGACCCCTCAATTTATCTACACCAAGTATTTCAACTAACAACATCCcagattattaaaaaagaaaaaaaaaagaaaaaaagaaccacAATGTCTTCCATTACTCAGGGTTCATaccctccccttctccaagATGCCGAAAAAGAACGACTTGTGCAAGTCGTCAAGGACTGGACTGTAGCCCATGGCCTCACTGTTCGCCCACCACCTGCCATCGCCGGTAACGACACCGAAGGCATCCTCGCCACAAGTGCGCCCGTTACCCTCTTTCCCAGCCCCTTCCCCAAGAGCTGCTTTGAGGAGGCAAAGGCTATTCAGACTACATACAACGAGCTGTATGCTCTCATTAGCCAGGATGAGGAGTTCCTCACAGAGATGGTCAAGGA GGTTGCTGGCGGCGACGAGTTCATTGCCAACTTATGGAACGTCCACCTCCgtgtgaagaaggaaggctaTGTCCAA AACCTCGCTTTAGGCCTCTTCCGCTCCGACTACATGGTGCACCAAGACGACGCCTCCCTGCAAATCAAGCAAGTCGAATTCAACACcatcgcctcctccttcggcGGCCTGTCCACTCAGACCTCTCTCCTGCACAAACACCTCGCTCAGCACGAGtaccctctcctctcttcttcctcctccgcctcgaACCTCGACCTTCCATCCAACGACTCCGCCGCCGGTCTCGCCGCCGGTCTCCGCGCCGCCTTCGACGCCTACGGCCCTTCCACTCTCGGCCATCCCACGtgcgtcctcttcctcacccaGACCGGTGAGCGCAACGTCTTTGACCAGCGTCACCTTGAATACGCCCTCACCTCATCCGGCCCTAACAAAGTCCCCGTCTTCCGCCTCCCTTTCTCCGACATCCTCACCCACACCACCCTCGCCTCTACCCCCACGCGCCAGCTCCTCTACACTCTCCCCAGCAACCCTTCCCTGGTCTTCGAAGTAGCCGTCGTCTACCTCCGTGCCGGTTACGGCCCCGGTGACTACCCAGACCAAGAAGCGTGGGAGGCGCGCTACCAGATCGAGCGATCCAACGCCGTCTGCTGTCCTACGGTTCTCACGCAGCTGGCGGGCATGAAGAAAGTACAGCAAGTCCTGGCCACCCCGGAGGAAAGCAACTCCAACTCGGTCCCCTCCGCGCTGGCCAAGTTCATGCCTCCCACCGCGGAGAAGACCCAGCGTCTCCTCAAGACCTTTACAAATATCTACCCTCTCGATACCTCTTCTTCCGGCCTGCACGCCCGCTCCCTCGCCACTTCCCCCACTCAATGCCAGAAATACGTGATGAAGCCGCAGCGCGAGGGCGGAGGCAACAACTTCTATCGGTCGGCGATCCCCGAGCAACTGGCCAAAATCCCCGAGGAACACTGGAACTCGTTTATTCTCATGGAGATCATCGAGCCGCCTGCGCTGGCGAACAGTATTCTCAGGAACGGCAAGGTAGAAGTGGGGGGCGTCATTTGCGAATTGGGCGTTTATGGTACTTGTCTGTGGGATCAAAGCAGTGGGGAGATCAAGTTCAATGAGGAGGCCGGGTATTTGTTGAGGACGAAGGGGGACAAGagtgaggagggaggcgTGGCAGCGGGTTATGGGTGTATGGATAGTGTTACTCTTGTCTAA
- the mmm-1 gene encoding mitochondrial morphology maintaining protein MMM1, producing MADICPSRSEPTLSFTQGLILGQLSVVLLLAAFIKFFIFGDPPSPEVVASIRATDRRSRTLAHKKSILSLRETNALQLVQNPALNKKHVLRPGPPILTIGSILSKTYYKVDSHQPESLDWFNVLIAQTIAQFRSDAQHDDAILSSLSKALNGTARPDFLDEIKVTELSLGEDFPIFSNCRIIPVDEDGLSFGTGKAFDANMATREGARLQARMDVDLSDMITLAVETKLLLNYPKRLSAVLPVALAVSVVRFSGTLSISFIPSNPSNNEPAKMIFTFLDDYRLDFSIRSLLGSRSRLQDVPKIAQLVESRLHRWFDERCVEPRFQEIALPNMWPRKKNTRGGDETISDVERSMSKAKGVDIAKDVREEARKEIEAEAHGGADRVPDSLRYRHRPRADEEFPGAGSMPGSMPGSMP from the exons ATGGCCGACATTTGCCCATCAAGGTCGGAGCCTAC CCTGTCGTTCACGCAGGGTCTCATCCTCGGCCAGCTCTCGGTGGTGCTCTTGCTCGCCGCCTTCATCAAGTTCTTCATCTTTGGTGATCCTCCCTCGCCCGAAGTCGTCGCCTCCATCCGCGCCACCGACCGAAGATCGCGAACGTTAGCACACAAGAAATCAATCCTCAGCCTTCGAGAAACCAACGCGCTCCAGCTGGTGCAGAACCCAGCTCTAAATAAGAAGCATGTTCTGCGCCCTGGCCCTCCCATCTTGACCATCGGGTCTATTCTTAGCAAAACATATTACAAGGTCGACAGCCATCAACCCGAAAGTCTCGACTGGTTCAACGTGCTGATCGCCCAAACCATCGCCCAATTCCGCAGTGATGCCCAACACGACGATGCGATTCTCTCCTCTCTGAGCAAGGCGCTCAACGGCACCGCCCGACCCGACTTCCTCGACGAGATCAAGGTTACGGAACTTAGCCTGGGCGAAGATTTCCCCATCTTCAGCAACTGCCGCATCATCCCGGTGGACGAAGATGGCCTTAGCTTTGGAACCGGCAAGGCCTTCGACGCCAACATGGCCACGAGAGAAGGCGCGCGTCTCCAAGCCAGAATGGACGTTGACCTTAGTGATATGATCACCCTGGCGGTAGAGACAAAGTTGTTGCTCAACTATCCCAAGAGGCTCAGCGCCGTTCTCCCTGTGGCCCTGGCTGTTTCAGTTGTTAGGTTCAGCGGTACACTGTCCATTTCGTTCATTCCCAGCAACCCGTCCAACAATGAACCCGCGAAGATGATCTTTACCTTTCTCGATGACTATCGTCTGGACTTTTCTATCCGCAGTCTTTTGGGGAGTCGTTCAAGACTGCAGGATGTCCCCAAGATTGCACAACTTGTCGAATCACGTCTCCATCGGTGGTTCGATGAGCGCTGTGTGGAGCCCAGGTTCCAGGAGATCGCTCTGCCTAATATGTGGCCTCGCAAGAAGAATACTCGTGGTGGCGATGAGACCATCTCAGATGTGGAAAGGTCTATGAGCAAGGCCAAGGGAGTCGATATTGCTAAGGACGTAAGAGAGGAGGCCCGGAAAGAGATTGAGGCTGAAGCGCATGGGGGAGCCGATAGAGTGCCAGACTCGCTAAGATACAGGCATCGCCCGAGGGCAGACGAGGAGTTTCCCGGCGCCGGGTCAATGCCTGGTTCTATGCCCGGTTCTATGCCCTGA
- a CDS encoding vacuolar protein sorting-associated protein 45, whose protein sequence is MDLIQAASGYVTKMVTVGENAGTAATPSAKMKMLLLDKDTVPCISAAVTVSTLLNHEVYLTDRLDNAKREKMRHMRCLCFVRPHPDTIGLLIDELRDPKYGEYHLYFSNIVKKSALERLAEADDHEVVKVVQEYFMDYVVINTDLFSLNMSLPMNRIWSGNPDTWNTDSLQRCTEGVISVLLSLKKKPLIRYQKSSPLAKKLASEVRYCMTQEDQLFDFRKVDTPPILLILDRREDPITPLLTQWTYQAMVHHLLGIHNGRVDLSDVPEIRAELKEIVLSQDQDPFFQKNMYLNFGDLGGNIKEYVSQYQSKTQNNANIESISDMKRFIEEYPEFRKLSGNVSKHVTLVSELSRRVGAQSLLEVSEVEQSLACNDNHAADLKNIQRLIQSPTVTPDNKVILVALYALRYSKSPSSQLPMLVDLLSAAGGVPTRRTDRVAKLLAYHSSLHATTGGSGSGVGGIADIFESTGIFGGAGNRFKVLKGVENVYTQHSPLLETTLQNLVKGKLREQQYPFVDGGGSTRDKPQDIIVFIIGGATYEEAKMVAEINASVPGVRVVLGGTTVHNAQSFLEEVEDAVGGWPEQVAQGRR, encoded by the exons ATGGATCTGATACAGGCAGCATCCGGCTATGTGACCAAGATGGTGACGGTCGGTGAAAACGCCGGGACTGCCGCTACGCCATCAGCCAAGATGAAGATGCTCTTGCTGGACAAAGACACCGTTCCCTGTATCTCAGCTGCCGTCACTGTATCAACCCTTCTCAACCATGAAGTCTACCTTACCGATCGGTTGGACAATGCTAAACGGGAGAAGATGAGACACATGCGCTGTCTCTGCTTCGTCAGGCCACATCCCGACACCATCGGCCTGTTGATCGATGAGCTACGAGACCCCAAATACGGAGAATATCATCTTTACTTCAGCAACATTGTCAAAAAGTCGGCGCTTGAACGGCTAGCAGAAGCCGACGATCACGAGGTTGTTAAGGTAGTGCAGGAATACTTTATGGATTATGTTGTTATCAACACCGACCTGTTCTCACTCAACATGTCCCTACCCATGAATCGGATATGGAGCGGCAATCCCGATACCTGGAATACCGATTCCTTGCAACGGTGTACCGAAGGGGTTATTTCGGTTTTGTTATCTCTCAAGAAGAAACCTTTGATCAGGTACCAGAAGAGCAGCCCTCTGGCTAAGAAGCTCGCATCCGAAGTTCGATACTGCATGACCCAGGAGGACCAGCTATTCGACTTTCGCAAGGTCGACACACCACCCATTCTCTTGATACTGGACAGGCGAGAGGACCCCATCACACCGCTTCTCACACAATGGACATACCAGGCCATGGTACATCACCTGCTTGGCATTCACAATGGGCGAGTCGATCTCAGTGATGTCCCCGAAATCCGTGCCGAGCTGAAGGAGATTGTCCTCTCACAGGATCAAGATCCTTTCTTCCAAAAGAACATGTACCTCAACTTCGGTGACCTAGGTGGCAACATCAAGGAATACGTGTCGCAGTACCAGTCCAAGACCCAGAACAACGCCAACATCGAGTCCATCTCCGACATGAAGCGGTTCATCGAAGAGTACCCCGAGTTCAGGAAGCTCTCCGGAAATGTCAGCAAACACGTAACCTTGGTCTCCGAGCTTAGCAGAAGAGTCGGCGCGCAGAGCCTACTCGAAGTTAGCGAGGTTGAGCAGAGCTTAGCTTGCAACGATAACCATGCTGCCGATCTCAAG AACATCCAGAGATTAATCCAATCCCCCACCGTAACCCCGGACAACAAAGTAATCCTCGTCGCCCTCTACGCCCTCCGCTACTCCAAATCACCCTCGAGTCAACTGCCCATGCTCGTTGACCTCCTCTCTGCCGCCGGCGGCGTTCCCACCCGTCGCACCGACCGCGTCGCCAAGCTTCTGGCTTACCACTCCTCCCTGCACGCCACCACTGGTGGCTCCGGCAGTGGCGTAGGTGGTATCGCGGACATTTTCGAGTCCACGGGTATATTTGGCGGCGCCGGCAACCGGTTCAAGGTACTCAAGGGTGTTGAGAACGTGTACACGCAGCATTCGCCCCTACTGGAGACAACGCTGCAGAACCTGGTCAAGGGCAAGCTGAGGGAGCAGCAGTATCCGTTTGTGGACGGCGGGGGTTCGACGAGGGATAAGCCCCAGGATATCATCGTGTTCATCATTGGGGGAGCGACCTACGAGGAGGCAAAGATGGTGGCGGAGATCAATGCGAGTGTGCCGGGGGTTAGGGTGGTGTTGGGCGGTACGACGGTGCATAATGCGCAGAGTTTcctggaggaggtggaggatgcTGTTGGGGGGTGGCCGGAACAGGTGGCGCAGGGGAGGAGGTAG
- a CDS encoding glutathione synthetase large subunit, variant — MSSITQGSYPPLLQDAEKERLVQVVKDWTVAHGLTVRPPPAIAGNDTEGILATSAPVTLFPSPFPKSCFEEAKAIQTTYNELYALISQDEEFLTEMVKEVAGGDEFIANLWNVHLRVKKEGYVQNLALGLFRSDYMVHQDDASLQIKQVEFNTIASSFGGLSTQTSLLHKHLAQHEYPLLSSSSSASNLDLPSNDSAAGLAAGLRAAFDAYGPSTLGHPTCVLFLTQTGERNVFDQRHLEYALTSSGPNKVPVFRLPFSDILTHTTLASTPTRQLLYTLPSNPSLVFEVAVVYLRAGYGPGDYPDQEAWEARYQIERSNAVCCPTVLTQLAGMKKVQQVLATPEESNSNSVPSALAKFMPPTAEKTQRLLKTFTNIYPLDTSSSGLHARSLATSPTQCQKYVMKPQREGGGNNFYRSAIPEQLAKIPEEHWNSFILMEIIEPPALANSILRNGKVEVGGVICELGVYGTCLWDQSSGEIKFNEEAGYLLRTKGDKSEEGGVAAGYGCMDSVTLV; from the exons ATGTCTTCCATTACTCAGGGTTCATaccctccccttctccaagATGCCGAAAAAGAACGACTTGTGCAAGTCGTCAAGGACTGGACTGTAGCCCATGGCCTCACTGTTCGCCCACCACCTGCCATCGCCGGTAACGACACCGAAGGCATCCTCGCCACAAGTGCGCCCGTTACCCTCTTTCCCAGCCCCTTCCCCAAGAGCTGCTTTGAGGAGGCAAAGGCTATTCAGACTACATACAACGAGCTGTATGCTCTCATTAGCCAGGATGAGGAGTTCCTCACAGAGATGGTCAAGGA GGTTGCTGGCGGCGACGAGTTCATTGCCAACTTATGGAACGTCCACCTCCgtgtgaagaaggaaggctaTGTCCAA AACCTCGCTTTAGGCCTCTTCCGCTCCGACTACATGGTGCACCAAGACGACGCCTCCCTGCAAATCAAGCAAGTCGAATTCAACACcatcgcctcctccttcggcGGCCTGTCCACTCAGACCTCTCTCCTGCACAAACACCTCGCTCAGCACGAGtaccctctcctctcttcttcctcctccgcctcgaACCTCGACCTTCCATCCAACGACTCCGCCGCCGGTCTCGCCGCCGGTCTCCGCGCCGCCTTCGACGCCTACGGCCCTTCCACTCTCGGCCATCCCACGtgcgtcctcttcctcacccaGACCGGTGAGCGCAACGTCTTTGACCAGCGTCACCTTGAATACGCCCTCACCTCATCCGGCCCTAACAAAGTCCCCGTCTTCCGCCTCCCTTTCTCCGACATCCTCACCCACACCACCCTCGCCTCTACCCCCACGCGCCAGCTCCTCTACACTCTCCCCAGCAACCCTTCCCTGGTCTTCGAAGTAGCCGTCGTCTACCTCCGTGCCGGTTACGGCCCCGGTGACTACCCAGACCAAGAAGCGTGGGAGGCGCGCTACCAGATCGAGCGATCCAACGCCGTCTGCTGTCCTACGGTTCTCACGCAGCTGGCGGGCATGAAGAAAGTACAGCAAGTCCTGGCCACCCCGGAGGAAAGCAACTCCAACTCGGTCCCCTCCGCGCTGGCCAAGTTCATGCCTCCCACCGCGGAGAAGACCCAGCGTCTCCTCAAGACCTTTACAAATATCTACCCTCTCGATACCTCTTCTTCCGGCCTGCACGCCCGCTCCCTCGCCACTTCCCCCACTCAATGCCAGAAATACGTGATGAAGCCGCAGCGCGAGGGCGGAGGCAACAACTTCTATCGGTCGGCGATCCCCGAGCAACTGGCCAAAATCCCCGAGGAACACTGGAACTCGTTTATTCTCATGGAGATCATCGAGCCGCCTGCGCTGGCGAACAGTATTCTCAGGAACGGCAAGGTAGAAGTGGGGGGCGTCATTTGCGAATTGGGCGTTTATGGTACTTGTCTGTGGGATCAAAGCAGTGGGGAGATCAAGTTCAATGAGGAGGCCGGGTATTTGTTGAGGACGAAGGGGGACAAGagtgaggagggaggcgTGGCAGCGGGTTATGGGTGTATGGATAGTGTTACTCTTGTCTAA
- a CDS encoding GDP-mannose transporter: protein MANKRNEDIELGPAEGRGSTDKDPFLARRSSSQPNRPQQAGPFGGYFDKIDHSPGASIIAYCLSSISMTVVNKYVVSGSEWNLNFFYLAVQSLVCTAAILICKQLGMFQNLAAFDSTKAKKWFPISLLLVGMIYTSTKALQFLSVPVYTIFKNLTIIVVAYGEVLWFGGSVTPMALLSFGLMVLSSVIAAWADIQAAVEGVGHTAEATDAISTLNAGYAWMGMNVFCTAAYLLGMRKVIKKMNFKDYDTMFYNNLLTIPVLIVFSLLFEDWSNDNLIKNFPVETRNSLFIGMIYSGLAAIFISYCSAWCIRVTSSTTYSMVGALNKLPLAISGLIFFDAPVTFGSVTAIFVGFVSGLVYTWSKTRQKVSQILPTTQPTMSASAASNRDAANA from the exons ATGGCCAACAAGAGAAACGAAGACATTGAGTTGGGCCCCGCCGAGGGTCGGGGTTCGACCGACAAGGACCCTTTCCTGGCCAGGAGATCGTCTTCGCAGCCAAACCGCCCTCAACAAGCTGGTCCTTTCGGCGGCTACTTCGACAAGATTGACCACAGTCCCGGTGCCTCGATTATCGCCTACTGTCTTTCCTCGATTTCCATGACGGTTGTCAACAAATACGTTGTGTCTGGCAGTGAATGGAACCTCAACTTCTTCTACCTTGCTGTGCAG TCTCTGGTCTGCACTGCCGCCATTCTGATTTGCAAACAGTTGGGCATGTTCCAGAACCTCGCTGCTTTCGACTCGACCAAGGCAAAGAAAT GGTTTCCTATCTCGCTCTTGCTCGTGGGCATGATCTATACCAGCACCAAGGCGCTTCAATTCCTCTCCGTGCCCGTGTACACCATTTTCAAGAACCTGACTATCATTGTTGTTGCCTACGGTGAGGTCCTCTGGTTCGGCGGCAGCGTCACCCCCATGGCTCTGCTCTCCTTCGGTTTGATGGTCCTCAGTTCCGTCATTGCTGCCTGGGCCGATATCCAAGCCGCCGTCGAGGGCGTTGGTCACACTGCCGAGGCTACCGATGCTATCTCCACCCTGAACGCCGGCTACGCGTGGATGGGTATGAACGTCTTCTGCACCGCCGCGTACCTTTTGGGCATGCGCAAGGTCATCAAGAAGATGAACTTCAAGGACTATGACA CCATGTTCTACAACAACCTCCTCACCATTCCCGTCCTGATCGTTTTCTCCCTGCTCTTCGAGGACTGGTCCAACGATAACTTGATCAAGAACTTCCCCGTCGAGACGCGCAACAGCCTTTTCATCGGCATGATCTACTCTGGTCTCGCTGCCATCTTCATCTCGTACTGCTCGGCCTGGTGCATTCGCGTCACCTCCTCGACCACCTACTCCATGGTTGGCGCCCTCAACAAGCTCCCCCTCGCCATCAGCGgtctcatcttcttcgacgCCCCCGTCACCTTTGGCAGTGTCACTGCCATCTTTGTCGGCTTCGTTTCTGGTCTCGTTTACACATGGTCAAAGACCCGACAAAAGGTCTCCCAGATCCTGCCCACTACTCAGCCTACCATGAGCGCTAGCGCGGCCAGCAACAGGGATGCGGCAAATGCTTGA
- a CDS encoding CaaX prenyl proteinase Rce1, with amino-acid sequence MVAFSELFHRLNPWSKNSNPISTTTASLLLVFYALSYFLPFYLSPLTRPSPTLSRDNPSVIRARIRSVCISCFCCCLSTFFILLYVADLSLPDALHYLGLWPLGLIESARALGLTALLFAGPLFLYLVVDDGWKDWVKGYPVKELWGDMLTWRNIVAGPLTKKLLFRTSSVPLFLLSPLPVSRIIFYSPVIFGLAHVHHFYEFRLQNPRVPVFAALLRSVFQFSFTTLFGAYATFVFIRTGSLLAAFAVHAFCNGMGLPKVWGRVERLDGRGSGLAWTVGYYTLLVGGAVGFWKELWALTEGGNGLVPRSAFGR; translated from the exons atggTGGCCTTCTCAGAATTGTTTCACAGGCTTAACCCCTGGTCAAAAA ATAGCAACCCaatctccaccaccaccgcctccctcctcctcgtatTCTACGCCCTCTCCTACTTCCTCCCTTTCTACCTCTCCCCGCTCACCCGCCCTTCGCCGACTCTCTCTCGAGACAACCCCTCCGTGATCCGGGCCCGTATCCGCTCCGTCTGCATCTCTTGCTTCTGCTGTTGCCTGTCCACCTTTTTCATTCTGCTATACGTGGCCGATCTCTCCCTGCCGGATGCCCTTCACTATTTGGGATTGTGGCCTTTAGGCCTCATCGAGTCTGCTAGGGCCCTGGGCCTGACGGCCTTGTTGTTCGCTGGCCCGCTGTTCTTGTATctggtggttgatgatggctggAAGGACTGGGTTAAGGGATATCCGGTGAAGGAGCTGTGGGGGGACATGCTGACTTGGAGGAATATTGTTGCT gGTCCCCTCACAAAAAAACTCCTCTTCCGCACCTCCTCCGTCCCCCTCTTTTTGCTATCTCCCCTCCCCGTCTCCCGCATCATCTTCTACTCGCCCGTCATCTTCGGTCTGGCGCACGTGCACCACTTCTACGAGTTCCGGCTTCAAAACCCGCGCGTTCCCGTGTTCGCCGCGCTTCTAAGGTCCGTGTTCCAATTCAGCTTCACCACCTTGTTTGGGGCGTACGCGACCTTTGTCTTCATCCGCACCGGTAGTCTGTTGGCCGCGTTCGCGGTGCATGCCTTCTGCAACGGCATGGGATTGCCCAAGGTTTGGGGGCGGGTGGAAAGGTTGGATGGAAGGGGCAGTGGGCTGGCGTGGACGGTGGGGTATTATACCCTGTTGGTGGGAGGGGCAGTTGGGTTTTGGAAGGAGTTGTGGGCGTTGACGGAGGGGGGGAATGGGTTAGTGCCTAGGAGCGCATTtggaaggtga
- a CDS encoding MBOAT family protein yields the protein MIPFIHTPFAYLGSKIGTSPDELKLIFSFFLSYPLAGLLKRIPDNRPHLKNFFCLSIGVFYLVGLFDLWVGLRTVLISSIGVYSIAKFLRGSPYMPWIGFVFLMGHMSINHIMRQRLNDPSTIDITGAQMVLVMKLSAFCWNVADGVLPEDHLSDFQKDRRLKELPSLLDYFGYVFFFPSLMIGPAFDFAEYRRWLDTTMFDIPKSVDPAKKPPTRRKRKIPRSGTPAMIKLVTGFSWLLLFIWLSTWFSPESLLGDSFVSHNFLVRLLFLHMVGITARAKYYGVWMMTEGACILSGLGFNGVDPATGKVSWDRLQNIRPMGMETAQNTKAYLDNWNINTSKWLRNYVYLRVTPRGKKPGFGATLATFTTSAFWHGFYPGYYLSFVLASFIQAAAKNVRRNIRPFFLDPKTQAPLPSKKWYDLASWLTTQLTFNFAVCPFLVLGFHESITAWSRVYFYAIIHTAVALAFFSSPGKKWLRKSLEKRNAKAGVVTPASSSSSSSGRGRGRSSISDEKTSSTTAQGAMETTALLGENLNQQPSSRAESTDSQSRSPMLGISGDPQGELDEALEEFKKEMESRVGGGAFSATGLRDSLRGEARKRAG from the exons ATGATACCTTTTATACATACTC CCTTTGCCTACTTGGGCAGCAAGATCGGGACCAGCCCGGATGAGC TCAAGCtcatcttttccttctttttgtcCTACCCACTTGCTGGCCTACTGAAGAGGATACCGGATAACCGCCCTCATCTCAAAAACTTCTTTTGTCTAAG CATCGGCGTCTTTTACCTCGTCGGCCTCTTCGACCTATGGGTCGGCCTCCGAACTGTCCTAATCTCCTCCATTGGCGTGTACTCGATCGCAAAGTTCCTCCGGGGCTCCCCTTACATGCCATGGATCggcttcgtcttcctcatGGGCCACATGAGCATCAACCACATTATGCGCCAACGCCTCAATGACCCGAGCACGATCGATATCACAGGAGCGCAGATGGTGCTCGTCATGAAGCTCAGCGCTTTCTGCTGGAACGTGGCTGACGGTGTTCTCCCCGAAGATCACCTCTCCGACTTTCAAAAGGACAGACGGCTCAAGGAGTTGCCGTCCCTGCTGGACTACTTTGGAtatgttttcttcttccccagtcTCATGATTGGGCCCGCCTTCGACTTCGCCGAGTACCGCCGATGGCTCGACACCACCATGTTCGACATTCCCAAGTCTGTCGATCCTGCCAAGAAGCCTCCCACCAGACGCAAGCGCAAGATCCCCCGCAGCGGTACTCCAGCCATGATCAAGCTCGTTACCGGTTTCTCTTGGCTCCTGCTCTTCATCTGGCTCTCTACCTGGTTCTCGCCCGAGTCTCTCCTCGGAGACAGCTTCGTGAGCCACAACTTCCTCGTCCGCCTTCTCTTCCTGCACATGGTTGGTATCACGGCGCGCGCCAAGTACTATGGTGTCTGGATGATGACGGAAGGCGCATGCATTCTTAGCGGCTTGGGCTTCAACGGCGTTGATCCTGCCACGGGCAAGGTTTCTTGGGATAGGCTCCAGAACATCCGTCCGATGGGCATGGAGACTGCGCAAAACACCAAGGCGTACCTCGATAACTggaacatcaacaccagcaaGTGGCTGCGCAACTACGTCTACCTGCGCGTCACTCCCCGTGGCAAGAAACCTGGTTTTGGCGCCACTTTGGCTACATTTACCACCAGCGCTTTCTGGCACGGGTTCTATCCTGGCTACTACCTGTCCTTTGTCCTGGCGAGCTTCATCCAGGCTGCTGCGAAGA ACGTCCGCCGCAACATCCGCCCCTTCTTTCTCGATCCCAAGACCCAAGCGCCCCTTCCCTCCAAAAAGTGGTACGATCTTGCCTCCTGGCTCACCACCCAGCTCACCTTCAACTTCGCCGTCTGCCCCTTCTTGGTTCTCGGCTTCCACGAATCCATCACTGCCTGGTCGCGCGTCTACTTCTACGCCATCATCCACACCGCCGTTGccctggccttcttctccagccCAGGAAAGAAGTGGCTGCGCAAGTCTCTGGAGAAGAGGAACGCCAAGGCAGGCGTTGTTAcccctgcttcttcttcttcttcttctagtGGACGCGGCCGTggccgcagcagcatcagcgaCGAGAAGACGAGCAGTACTACCGCGCAGGGTGCCATGGAGACGACGGCTTTGCTTGGCGAGAACCTGAACCAGCAGCCGTCCAGCAGGGCGGAGAGCACGGATAGCCAGTCGAGGAGCCCGATGCTGGGTATCAGTGGTGATCCCCAGGGGGAGCTAGATGAGGCGCTGGAGGAgttcaagaaggagatggagagcagagttggtggtggcgcGTTTAGTGCGACGGGCTTAAGGGATTCGTTGAGGGGGGAGGCTAGGAAGAGAGCCGGGTGA